One stretch of Corynebacterium callunae DSM 20147 DNA includes these proteins:
- a CDS encoding aspartate:alanine exchanger family transporter: MLDFFSSNPIIALAVILAVGLAIGQIRFLGISLGAAAVLFVALGLATANPAIQIPPFVYQLGLAMFVYVIGLSAGPVFFKEFASRGWKLTLFIIALLISLVALAWVIIKALGLDSMIGAGMFAGSLSSTPGMAAIVQIVNGQDPSMVGEPVIGYSLAYPGAVLGTILVAAIGAQILKVDHLKDASEEGLITAPLVWKGVQLSPEITGKVGDLPRLSGQSIIATRIVDDPHSHRLADPQLPITPGMQLLINGTEEAVDKAIAALGEERETKIEDTELIYTRLTVSNPEVAGRTVGDLKTVEHGFMIARIRQGDTEVVPDRNTVINLSDRIRVVVAPGRVAEVRKFLGDSEKSLADVNLLPFAIGLSLGLLLGAIPIPLPGGTTMSLGFGGGPIVVGLILGALKRTGPITWQLPFHANRTISTLGLALFLAGVGTSAGAGFRGALTDPSSLIYMGTGFGITLISALVCAVFCMAVLKLKWDESMGVAAGVTTNPAIISYLNGQTGTDLPNRGYATVYPTAMVGKIIAAQLLFLLL; the protein is encoded by the coding sequence GTGCTCGACTTTTTTTCCAGTAATCCCATTATCGCGCTTGCCGTAATTTTGGCGGTGGGCCTAGCCATTGGCCAGATTCGATTCTTAGGCATTTCCCTGGGAGCGGCAGCCGTACTTTTTGTCGCCCTGGGACTTGCCACTGCGAACCCCGCTATTCAGATCCCGCCTTTTGTTTATCAACTGGGCTTGGCAATGTTCGTTTATGTCATTGGACTTTCCGCTGGCCCCGTCTTTTTTAAAGAGTTTGCGAGCCGTGGCTGGAAGCTGACACTCTTTATCATTGCGCTGCTTATTAGCTTGGTGGCGCTGGCATGGGTGATCATCAAAGCGCTGGGCCTGGATTCCATGATCGGTGCCGGAATGTTTGCCGGATCCTTAAGCTCCACCCCAGGTATGGCAGCGATCGTGCAAATTGTTAATGGCCAAGATCCTTCCATGGTAGGTGAACCAGTTATTGGTTATTCCCTGGCCTATCCCGGCGCAGTATTGGGCACTATCTTGGTGGCTGCCATTGGAGCCCAGATTCTTAAAGTTGATCACCTCAAAGACGCCAGCGAGGAAGGGCTGATTACGGCACCTTTGGTGTGGAAGGGTGTGCAGCTCAGCCCGGAAATTACCGGCAAAGTTGGAGATCTGCCACGCCTATCAGGCCAAAGCATCATTGCCACCCGCATTGTTGATGATCCTCACTCGCACCGCTTGGCTGACCCACAGCTTCCTATTACCCCAGGTATGCAGCTGCTTATCAACGGCACTGAGGAAGCAGTAGATAAAGCCATTGCAGCACTTGGTGAAGAACGCGAAACCAAAATTGAAGATACCGAGCTGATTTATACCCGCTTGACCGTTTCTAATCCTGAGGTTGCGGGCCGCACCGTTGGCGATCTTAAGACCGTGGAACATGGCTTTATGATCGCGCGTATTAGGCAAGGCGATACGGAGGTTGTGCCTGACCGCAATACTGTCATCAATCTTTCCGACCGCATCCGCGTGGTTGTAGCTCCGGGCCGTGTGGCTGAGGTGCGTAAATTCCTTGGCGATTCTGAAAAGTCTCTCGCCGATGTCAACCTGCTGCCTTTTGCAATTGGTTTGTCATTAGGCCTGCTCCTTGGTGCTATTCCAATCCCACTACCAGGTGGTACCACCATGTCTTTGGGCTTTGGTGGCGGTCCCATCGTGGTGGGCCTTATCTTGGGTGCATTAAAGCGCACCGGCCCGATCACCTGGCAGCTGCCTTTCCACGCCAATAGGACCATCTCCACTCTGGGTCTGGCGCTTTTCTTGGCAGGTGTGGGAACTTCTGCTGGTGCTGGATTCCGTGGGGCGCTGACCGATCCTTCCTCTTTGATTTATATGGGTACAGGTTTTGGCATCACGCTGATCTCTGCGCTGGTTTGTGCTGTGTTCTGTATGGCTGTTTTGAAGCTCAAGTGGGATGAATCCATGGGTGTTGCAGCAGGTGTGACCACCAACCCGGCGATTATTTCCTACCTCAACGGCCAAACCGGAACTGATCTGCCTAATAGGGGATATGCCACCGTTTATCCCACAGCAATGGTGGGCAAAATTATTGCAGCCCAGCTTCTCTTCCTGCTGCTCTAG
- a CDS encoding alpha/beta fold hydrolase translates to MTSTQLGQLHLEELTLEVPLTTDATDFRTIEVFARIATRPGGENLPYLVFLQGGPGNEAPRPSLSPLNPSWLAVALERYRVIMLDQRGTGRSTPVGDSILEKPTAEVVEYLSHLRADGIVRDAEAIREYLGVTKWNLLGQSFGGFTTLHYLSTHADSLDQVFLTGGLSAIDRPAEDIYSNCYNRMQRNSEWYYRRFPQHRDIFRGLVEKARAGEITLPTGEVVSESRLRSLGHLLGSNDGWLDLYHLLELAPDTNAFRHDLANLLPFGNRNPIYYVLHESSYADGVITNWAAERVYPEAFRADTSLLTGEHVFQEWTDTVPSLQPWKEVALELAQMPWPKLYDAAALETSNATGAAAVYANDVFVPIDFSLETAAHIPGVQVYITSEHEHNGLRASSGEVLQHLFDLADGRKVR, encoded by the coding sequence ATGACAAGCACTCAACTTGGTCAACTGCACCTGGAAGAACTTACCCTCGAGGTTCCACTTACCACGGATGCAACAGATTTCCGCACCATTGAGGTTTTTGCCCGCATTGCTACTCGCCCCGGTGGGGAAAACCTGCCCTACCTGGTATTTCTCCAGGGTGGACCGGGAAATGAAGCTCCTCGTCCGAGCCTTAGCCCGCTTAATCCCAGCTGGTTGGCCGTTGCCCTAGAGCGTTATCGCGTGATCATGCTCGATCAGCGCGGAACTGGAAGATCCACCCCAGTAGGTGATTCCATCTTGGAAAAGCCCACTGCTGAAGTAGTGGAGTATTTAAGCCATCTGCGTGCCGATGGCATTGTGCGTGATGCTGAAGCCATCCGTGAATACCTAGGCGTAACAAAGTGGAATCTGCTGGGCCAATCCTTTGGCGGATTTACCACCCTGCATTACCTCTCTACGCACGCAGATTCATTGGACCAGGTGTTCCTAACGGGCGGTCTAAGCGCCATTGATCGTCCTGCTGAGGATATCTACAGCAACTGTTATAACCGCATGCAGCGAAATTCTGAATGGTATTACCGCCGTTTCCCACAGCACCGTGACATTTTCCGCGGACTGGTTGAAAAAGCTAGAGCTGGGGAGATTACCTTGCCTACCGGGGAAGTAGTTTCAGAATCCCGATTGCGTTCCCTTGGGCATCTTTTAGGCAGTAATGACGGTTGGCTTGACCTCTACCACCTGCTTGAGCTTGCGCCCGATACCAATGCTTTCCGCCATGACCTGGCCAATTTGCTGCCCTTTGGTAACCGCAACCCAATTTACTATGTGCTGCATGAGTCCTCCTATGCCGATGGAGTTATCACCAACTGGGCTGCGGAGCGGGTCTATCCAGAGGCTTTCCGCGCAGATACTTCCTTGCTCACCGGCGAGCATGTCTTCCAAGAATGGACCGATACCGTGCCATCACTCCAACCCTGGAAAGAAGTAGCGCTAGAACTTGCGCAGATGCCATGGCCAAAGCTTTATGATGCAGCAGCACTAGAAACTTCCAATGCCACAGGTGCGGCGGCGGTATATGCCAACGATGTTTTTGTACCCATCGATTTTTCCTTGGAAACCGCAGCTCATATTCCAGGTGTGCAGGTCTATATCACCAGCGAGCATGAACACAATGGCTTGCGTGCCAGCTCAGGTGAAGTTCTCCAGCACCTTTTCGATCTTGCAGATGGCAGAAAGGTACGCTGA
- the tsaB gene encoding tRNA (adenosine(37)-N6)-threonylcarbamoyltransferase complex dimerization subunit type 1 TsaB, producing the protein MLVLALDTSTPDLIVGLVDSTTNETISSRIIEDTRAHNEQLTPTVQETLRQAGRSFSDVEAIVVGCGPGPFTGLRVGMVSAAAFGDALGIPVYGVGSLDAIAQGINFQKYPRALVATDARRREVYWATYTDGVKDAGPDVIAPAALELTGEIDVVSIPAHLVEKLPEKLAAVEHVSLKPLPEHLVAVADFSITPGPLVPLYLRRPDAKEPKPKPKSAAIPEVDLS; encoded by the coding sequence GTGCTAGTACTTGCTCTTGATACCTCAACCCCTGACCTTATCGTGGGCCTTGTTGATTCCACCACCAATGAGACCATCTCATCGCGCATTATTGAAGACACCCGCGCCCACAATGAGCAGCTCACGCCCACTGTGCAAGAAACCCTGCGCCAAGCAGGCCGGAGCTTTAGTGATGTGGAAGCAATCGTCGTTGGTTGTGGCCCCGGACCTTTTACCGGCCTGAGGGTTGGCATGGTGTCCGCAGCAGCCTTTGGTGACGCCTTAGGAATCCCGGTTTATGGTGTGGGCTCTCTCGACGCCATCGCTCAGGGCATCAACTTCCAAAAATATCCCCGCGCCTTGGTAGCTACCGATGCCCGCCGCCGTGAAGTTTATTGGGCAACTTATACCGATGGCGTTAAAGATGCAGGCCCCGATGTTATTGCGCCAGCAGCCCTGGAGCTAACTGGTGAAATTGATGTGGTCTCTATCCCTGCGCATCTGGTTGAAAAACTTCCCGAAAAGTTGGCGGCAGTAGAACACGTATCCCTAAAGCCACTGCCAGAGCACCTGGTTGCTGTTGCTGATTTCAGCATCACCCCAGGCCCATTGGTACCGCTTTATCTGCGTCGCCCTGATGCTAAAGAGCCAAAACCTAAGCCTAAATCAGCTGCCATTCCAGAGGTGGATCTCTCATGA
- the rimI gene encoding ribosomal protein S18-alanine N-acetyltransferase, which produces MSETETYELKELRREDAARCAELEQILFPGDNPWPRDVFAVEFSHPNTFYIGAFDDDYLIAYAGLAMMGPADDPEFEIHTIGVDPAHQRKGLGRVLMDQMMHVADSHDGPVFLEVRTDNVPAISMYEDFGFQTLAVRKNYYRPSGADAYTMQRLRQSDRETGQATPDSTHDSDGTNV; this is translated from the coding sequence ATGAGCGAAACCGAAACCTATGAGCTTAAAGAATTACGCCGCGAAGATGCAGCGCGCTGTGCAGAACTAGAGCAAATCCTTTTCCCAGGAGATAATCCTTGGCCAAGGGATGTTTTTGCAGTCGAGTTTTCACATCCCAACACCTTCTATATCGGTGCCTTTGATGATGATTACCTCATTGCTTATGCAGGTCTTGCCATGATGGGACCAGCCGATGATCCAGAATTTGAAATCCACACCATCGGCGTAGACCCAGCACACCAGCGTAAGGGACTTGGCCGGGTGCTTATGGATCAAATGATGCACGTAGCTGATAGCCATGATGGGCCAGTGTTTTTGGAAGTACGCACTGATAACGTTCCTGCTATCTCCATGTATGAAGACTTTGGTTTTCAAACTTTGGCAGTGCGCAAAAACTACTATCGTCCCTCCGGCGCCGATGCATATACGATGCAACGCCTACGCCAAAGCGATAGGGAAACAGGCCAAGCCACACCAGATTCAACACACGATTCAGACGGGACTAACGTTTAA